Within Geotrypetes seraphini chromosome 13, aGeoSer1.1, whole genome shotgun sequence, the genomic segment ATTCTGATGCTTCTGGTCCTGCTCCAGAATCTCCGGAGGATGAGCACTGAGCCCCTTTCACGTCTGACTTCTCCATTAATCATCAACATCACAGTCTCGGACCTTGTCTTTCTCTTCTACTGTATTCCCTTGACATTTCTCAACCTAGTCACGGTGGAGTGGCGGATAGGCTATGTGGTTTGCTTGACCCACCCTGCCGTCTGTCTCTGGAGCAATTTCTCCAGTTTGTACAGTATGCTCGCTGTGTCCGTGCTCCGGTATCTGGCAGTGGTCCACCCGACTCGCTCTCGGACTTTATCCAAAAAACTGATGACCTTAGTTTGCCTACTCATTTGGGTAGTGAGCTTCATGGTGTCATTCCCATTGTGGGTCTATAGTTCAGTAGCAAAGGTCCACGGAGTTCTGACTTGCGTCCTTCTCATGACAACTCAGCAGATCACACTTTATAGCAGACTTCTGGCAGGAGTTGCCTTCTTCCCCCCCATGTCCCTGATGATCCTGTGCTATCTGAAAGTCATTCACGCCCTTTGGTCTCGAAAGTCTCTTATTGTACAAAGAACCTCCAGTCTGCAGGTCAACAGGAAGGCCACTGTCATGATCCTGACCATGGTTGGGTCCTTTGTTCTCATGTGGGTCCCCTGCTGGTTGCTGCTTTTTATCACAGGGGGACGGCAGTTGGCTCTCACCCCCACACTATACGTTGCTACCAACATGACGATTGCTTTGGCCTTTGCCAACTGTTGCATCAGTCCCATCATTTACTTTGGCCTTTCTGATCAGTTTCGAACACGATTATGGAAGCTTttcagggaagcagggaaaagCAAAACCTGCAAAGCCCATATGGAAAGGTCAGAGGCTTTCGATACTGTGATGAGTTCCTTAGATTCTGAAAGAACCCTTGTTCATCAAGAACACCACAGACAGGATTAGAGTGTGCCAGTTCAGCCTCAGAGCAGgtacatttaacactagcagaacacactaacttagtggtacaaaaatgctttttttacattgtggaaattaagaaccattaaaaaaatatcgttcagactattggtacaggcattaattttatctattttagactattgtaacatcatctatttaggagcacccaaaaaattataaggaaattaaggataattcagaatacagttgttagattgatttttggtttaaaaaagaacgaccatattagtccatattattgtttacttcattggctgcctttggaggcaagagtattattcaaattttcctgtatctgctttaagctgatatcgggattgtctccagcttacctttatcctcattttgtgttgcacagaccatcaagagaaactagaaacttctacttatttgcttatccaaaaattaatgggtataCATATAAGACCTTcctagataggaccctagcatttcctAGGGTCCTATCTAGGACCCTAGGAACAACAATcttggtaggcaacaatcttggtaggcaacaatcttggttaagtAAATGTATTcaacaagctatgttatcctattgcagttttcggaaattaattaagaccactttgttcgataagtttattacttaatgagagttttattattgaaattctattttacaaatgtttgtattttttactgtattattatatttcgctgattgtccagctgttTTTAGTGTacactgcctagaactttttgttatggcagtataaaagaataaagttattattattattctcttgcCCTCAAAATGCCAGATGAAAAATGAGCAAAAGGATTTATCCAGCTTGTGGTCTTGATCCCAAAGCTTGTTGATGTTAAGTTAAACTGTTAAAGTAATCATATGGCTACATGTCATAagacagtggtaggcaattccagccctcgagagccagagccaggtcaggttttcaggatatcaacaataaatatgcatgagatagatttgcatctcaaggaggcagtgtatgcaaatccatctcatacatattcattgtggctatcctgaaaacctgacctagcgatccgtgcagtcaaAGGGcagcgttcctccgatcaccctcatttgaattttgggttgttgtgaattggtcgggcctgctggAATCGGCCATGGATCGCCCACggaagtcaggttagtgaatctagccctttatcatCAACCTCAATGTTAGTCTCTAATGATTTCTCAAGTAAAGGTTTATCTTATAGGAAATTCTCGAATTGAGATGGATCCACAAATATATATTTATCTGTTTCATTAGAttctaaacatttgcatggaaatttgagGAAGAAAGAAGCTTCTAttgccaaaaccttaggcttaaGCTGTAGGAACTGTTTCCTCCAAAATTGCGTGTCTGGCAACATCAGGAAAAACTCTCAATTGCTGACCACAGAACAAgtcctgttttggtttttttttttaagcaaaataTAGTTTAAGAATAGTTTGGTTTTCTAATTCCATCTTAAATGTAACCAACAAAGTTGCTCGCATGGTTATAATATCTTTGGATGATTCCAAAaattgagaaatatttaaactatAGCATAACAAATAACTTCTATATTGCATAACCTGATAAGTTCTATGTGGtgtacaaattttttaaaaactatccccctcttctattaaactgcgttagcagtttttagcgcagagagccccgctgaatggcccgcgctgctcccgatgctcttaggaactccccgcactagaaacagtgcagtttaatagaagaggccctatataAACATTAAAGGAAATTATTATGTAGGGAAGAAGTATGTCTTTAATTGTTTTCGAAAATGGTGGTAGGACTCAGAACTCAATAATAGAGTCTTCAAGCCTTATCCCAAAGTGCTGCCTATCAGGGGATACCAGCCTgaataacatttttttatttgaatCTTGAAAGACTTAGGAGTTAATATGGCAAATCTAGCTCTGCCATTTGAATTTAACAAAACTACAATTCTCTATATGCGATTGGGCAAAAGCTGGCCTGAGGGGCTGGGACTACTCTGGGAAAACCAGCGTCCACAAGCCTGCAACATTCCTGACATACCCACGTCTACTTTTCCTAAACTGACTCAACCTGTATCTAATATGACTTGGAAACTAACTCAACATGGCAAATATTTTACAACTGTATGAGATAGGAagtgatagggttaccatatgactccaggaaaaggaggacaaattgagatgTCTGGGCTTTACATCCATTGCTttcaagggaaaaaaaatttagatgtttcaatctgtcctccaTACTTCCATTGATTTCAACAGAAGTAAACCTGGATGTCTTagtccattttcctttttctggagccatatggtaactctaggaagtgacatcactacAGCCAAAAGCAGCACCTGCAGTGATATCAACTCCTGTCTTAAGTCCAGTGTAAATAGGTGAGGGCTACCTAGTTTTCTATCTGGGTATCTCACAAGCAGATGTCAATTCACTTATCTCAGGATTCAAAGCAATATAGTTTTAATCAAAGGGGCTGCTTCATAAAGGTTACAGTTTAGGGACCACAGTACACATAAATGTGGCCATGCCCAGAGATGTATACACTACAGGAAGCTCTATCTTCTCAAATCCCTTtgagtagggttatcatatggttccagaaaaaggaggatggattgagacatccgggttttacttccattggtttcaatagaagtaaagcctagatgtctctatctgttcCCCTTACTTCTATCTTATAATTTCAGCTTTCatttgctactacttgggtttttgctaggtacttatgACTGGAATTGGTCACGAagaaaggatactgggctagacggaccattggtctgacccagtaaggttattcttatgttcttataatgcttagtaaaaaaaaaaaaacaccaccagtGCATGGCAGATGGAAAATTATCATTCTGAGTCAGACTGGTTAAATAATCCAGGATGGgaagagataggttttaaagTGAGACCTGATAGCAGAGAGGGAGCTACACCCTGGAGATCTGCAGAGGGAGCTTGCTTATTCCATAGGATGAAAGCTAcaagtttcatttaaaatttgattaaatcgcttATCAAACTTCTAAGTGATATAcaaagacttttttaaaaaatagggtTGTACACacgatataagaacataagaattgccgctgctgggtaagaacataagaagcgccctctccggaacagaccctaggtccttcaagtccggtgatccgcacacgcggaggccccgccaggtgtaccctggcatagttttggtccccatatagctccaagcttctcgtaaagagaagtgcatctagcctacccctacccatgtcacttcatgccactcataaggagatgtacatctaacttacccttaaatcctagaatggtggattccgcaattacctcttctgggagagcattccaggtgtccaccactcgttgcgtgaagcagaacttcctgatatttgtcctgaacttgtccccccttagcttcagcccatgtcctcttgtccgtgccacattggactttgtaaataacgttttttcctgctctattttgtcgattcctttcagtattttgaatgtctcgatcatatcccctcgtagtctccttttctcaagggagaataaccccagtctcttaagtctttcctcgtaatccaggttctccatacctttcaccagctttgttgctcagtggtccatcgtgcccagcagtccgctcacgcggtggtcctctggtcaaagaccagcaccctaactgaaactagccctacctgcatacgttctggttcagcaggaacttttctaactttgtcttgaatccctggaggttgttttcccctttgacagactctggaagagcattccagttttcaaccactctccgggtgaagaagaacttccttacatttgtacggaatctatctccttttaactttagagagtgccccctcgtgctccctaccttggagagggtgaacaacctgtccctatctactagtctattcccttcagtaccttgaatgtttcgatcttgtcccctctcaatctacgCCACAGAGAGTGAAAATACTCAAAACAAGATGTAGCTTGCTTCCTATGGGGAGCTCAGAAGTGAAGAGTAGCATGAAGTGCTCTTAAACATCTCCCAGTTCATCACATTCTGGATGCTGCATTCTATTTGTCCTTCAGATGCCAAACTGGAAGTATAAGGCCCTCTACATCTCGAGAACTGTGATGCAcattctagggttaccatatggctccagaaaaaagaggatggattgagttaTCCGGgcaatgtctcaatctgtcctcctttttctggagccatatggtaaccctacatagcgGTGCCTGTGTTTCCACATTCcttctactacttatcatttctgtagctttgctagatgtatgcagcactgtacattaaccatgtaagagacactccctgctcaagagagcttacaatctaataaaaaaaaaaatgtttaaatttaaAACAGACACACAGGATAAATAGGggctagggaatttctcacagagggaatgataaaacagacgtGGGTCCTTTACAACTGAGTGGGAGTTAGTAGTTAAAAGCTGTAACTGTGTGTATGCCTTTGATCTAAGTTGGCACTACCTCATCACCCTGGGGGCACGCATGGACCGAATGAGGGGAAACAAGAAACTTTATGCCAGAGCAAATTAATTGCAGTCAAGTCATAAGGTGTGTGATATCAAGTTCCCCCACCCCGACCTGCCCTGGGGACTATCACCATTGGTCAAGTAGCTCTGAATAAATCCAGCAGTTACAGCATCCTGCAGAGAGGAACCTTGAGTGAAGGCGCCCCCAATACCAACTCTCTCCAGTGGTGAGACGCTGCTTTCAGGTAAGGGGCTGCCCAGGGGAAAGCTCGACCTAAGATTAGCATTTCATATTGTTAATAGCTGGTTCTAATATCTCCTGTCCTAGCCTTACTCCTAACAGTGATTATTCTGCCTCTGATCACATCTTTAGGAGCCCTCTAATAATGATTTATTTGTGCTGGGAAGAGACATTCTTTCTTCATCTGTAACCTTAGACAGGATAATGTATTGCAGCAACATCAGCTGATGCACTGTGAGTAAAAAGTGTAACTCATAAGCATAATTGGTTAATGCATTAGCAGGTTCTCACCAAAATTCCTttagaacagcggtctcaaacatgcccCCAGGGACTACTTTGCAGCCCATGGTCTGTCCTCTctacttcacaagttttccgattgtggagaggacaatcgcgtacagaccgcgACTGCTGTAATTGACTTGCGTCGGAGGGAATGTTGGCAAATGGCCTCCTGGTGGCGCTGTGCTTCTCCCAGTCTCAGCCTCCCTCCGCCCGCTTTGGCTTGCGTCTCTAGGCAGCATTAATGTCAGTGAGCGGCTGCCGGGTTGCGCTGTGCATCTCGCGATCTCAGCCTCCCTCCGCCCTCTCTCAGCCTGGATCCGGAGCGCATGGCTCACTCTGCCCTGCAGCTCGTCCACAAGCACCGGAACCAAGCAATGGGGCATCCCAAGCTGTGGTGGCGGTTGCAGTGTAGGGCTGTAGTAGGCCTTTGGCAAGTATGTGAAAAATGTGTTTCTTTGGAAATTGCAATTATCTGTcctacagaaattttttttttttttaccccctaTGATTTCTTCTGTGGTGGTGTTTCTTCACATAGGCTTTGATTTATTACAATTGTCTGTCacacagaatttttttttgatcccccccccccctatgattTCTCCAGTGGTGGTGTTTCTTCACATTGGCCTATGTCAGTAGTCAGCAAACTGCGGCTcattagccacttgagtgcggctcgcggctcacctaaagcaggggtccccaacatgcttcccttctcactgccctcccccaagtcaccgccattggggaacaggccaccaacACAGCCGGTGAATATGCtaccactgccaccatcggggaataggctaacactgccgcaatcggggaacaggttgGCACCGagttcttagctctccctgcttatcttccctagCACGGAGCCAACCAATTTTCACCACCCGACGTCcattctaacataagaacataagaacataagaactgccatctccggatcagacctttggtccatcaaatccggcgatccgcgcacgcggaggccctgccaggtgtaccctggcgtaatttatagtccatcatatctttatatgcctctcttaaggagatatgcatctagtttgctcttgaagcctaggacggtcgattccgcaataatctcctctgggagggcattccaggcgtcaaccactctctgagtgaagcagaacttcctgacattagtcctgaacctgtccccccttagcttcatttcatgtcctctagtccgtgtcaaattggacaatgtaaataatcttctctgctctattttgtcgattcctttcagtattttgaaggtctcgatcatatccccacgcagtctccttttctctagggagaacaatcctagtgttataagtctatcctcgtattccagtttctccatacccttcaccagttttgttgctcgtctctgcaccctctccagtagttttatatccttctttaggtagggagaccaatgttggacgcagtattccaagtgtggtctgaccattgccctataaagcggcattataactttctccgatctactcgagattcctttctttatcatgcccaacattctatttgccttctttgccgctgccgcgcattgtgctgacggcttcagggtcctatctatcagtacacccaggtccttttcttgttcactcttccccagagttgcacctgacattgtatactcgtattccttattcttattgcctaaatgcattaccttgcatttctccacattgaacttcatctgccatttctccgcccatgtttctaaccgacacaagtcgctctggagttcctctctatcctcctgcgatctgatcgcccggcatagttttgtatcatctgcaaacttgatgatctcactggttgttccttcctccaggtcattgatataaatattaaaaaggatcggcccaagtaacgtcagagaggaagttctgggccagccaattgctgcctggccggcccggaacttcctctccaacgttagaatggACGTCGGGTGTCGAGAATTGGTCAGCCccgtgctggggaagataagcagggagaactaggaactcggcgctggcctgttctccgttggtggtggctttggggagggcagggagaaataaagaaagaaagggggggacaggaagacagaaagaaagaagagagatgggACACAGatagaaaggggcatggagaaagaaagaaaggtggcacggagagagaaagacagacatatagaaagaaagggggcatggagagagtgagaaagaaagaagggggcagggtgaaataaataaaaagttgggggagggaaggagacagatgtcagaccaggggaaaggaaggaaggaaggagggaggaagagaaaggaaagaaagagatgtcagatcatggaaatagggacagaagaagggagagatagaagggaaaggaagacatgaaaacatagattttgaaaagaaagcagaaaaattgaatattaagttaatgctaaagatggatgcaaaTTTACTATGATATTCAGGGATGATGATTATAGACCTGAGGTCAGAAATagtcaaagatggatgcaaggcagaaagtgaagacggagagaaaaacagtcaaaggacaagaaggccctggaaacatagttaaaagcacagaaaaataaagtcaccagccaacaaaggtagggaaaatgattttattttcaatatagtgattgaaatgtgtcagttttgagaaaggaaagatattaaactttaaaggtgagggctgcagaaaaaatagggtacttggagggccgcagaaaaaatagctaatgacaattttgcttgaggtaaaactctttatagtttataaatctttcctttaactataaagagttttacctcatgcaaagttgtcatttctttaataagacattaactatttttttctgcggccctccaagtacctacaaatccaaaatgtggccccactaagggtttgagtttgagaccactgctttagaaagtTTTAAAAGATAAATGGCTGAACTTAACTATTGTATCAGCCtagttaccatactgggacagaccaaaggtccatcaagcccaatatcctgcttccaacagctgccaacccaggtcacaggtacctggaaAGATCACAAAGAGTACAAGAgatattatgctgcttatcctgagaataagcagtggatttctgtaagtccatcttaataaaagcttatggacttttcttttaggaaaatatCCAAATCTCCTTAAACTCTGGCAAGCTATCTTTTCACTATgattttcagagtttaattacacaatgagtgaagaaatattttct encodes:
- the LOC117347564 gene encoding C-C chemokine receptor type 8-like, which produces MKILPVIAYLHFNATSAEDSPPATRTCGQRNCSALDSSDLFLTRSRYILASVYMFIFVVGIPGNILMLLVLLQNLRRMSTEPLSRLTSPLIINITVSDLVFLFYCIPLTFLNLVTVEWRIGYVVCLTHPAVCLWSNFSSLYSMLAVSVLRYLAVVHPTRSRTLSKKLMTLVCLLIWVVSFMVSFPLWVYSSVAKVHGVLTCVLLMTTQQITLYSRLLAGVAFFPPMSLMILCYLKVIHALWSRKSLIVQRTSSLQVNRKATVMILTMVGSFVLMWVPCWLLLFITGGRQLALTPTLYVATNMTIALAFANCCISPIIYFGLSDQFRTRLWKLFREAGKSKTCKAHMERSEAFDTVMSSLDSERTLVHQEHHRQD